The following are from one region of the Staphylococcus schleiferi genome:
- a CDS encoding YitT family protein yields MSRTIRDLILVVLGAFIFSAGVNAFIITADLGEGGVTGLAIILYYAFHLSPAITNFVVNAILIGVGYKFLSKRSMYLTILATVLISIFLSLTESWHVKTDDVIINAIFGGFSVGLGIGIIVLAGGTTAGTTILARIANKYLDVSTPNALLFFDLIVVLISLTVIPLDRALLTIISLYIGTKVMDFVIEGLNPKKAVTIISKEPDRIAKMIDEDIGRGITILNGRGYFSKKETDVLYAVISKTQLSRTKRMIRKIDENAFVVVHDVRDVYGNGFLVED; encoded by the coding sequence GTGAGCAGAACAATTAGAGATTTAATTTTAGTCGTTTTAGGTGCGTTTATATTTTCAGCCGGCGTAAATGCATTTATTATCACTGCGGATCTTGGTGAAGGCGGTGTAACAGGGCTCGCAATCATTTTATACTATGCATTTCACTTATCTCCAGCTATCACAAACTTTGTGGTGAATGCGATTTTAATCGGTGTGGGGTATAAATTTTTAAGTAAAAGAAGTATGTATTTAACCATACTAGCGACGGTATTGATTTCTATTTTCCTTAGTTTAACTGAGTCATGGCATGTAAAAACGGATGATGTCATTATTAATGCGATATTCGGTGGTTTCTCTGTAGGATTAGGAATCGGTATTATTGTATTGGCGGGAGGTACGACTGCAGGAACAACTATTTTGGCGCGTATCGCAAATAAATATTTAGATGTGAGTACACCCAATGCCTTACTCTTCTTCGATTTAATTGTTGTGCTGATCTCGTTGACAGTCATTCCTTTAGACCGTGCTCTGTTAACAATTATTAGTTTGTACATAGGTACAAAAGTAATGGACTTTGTTATAGAAGGATTAAATCCTAAAAAAGCTGTAACCATCATCTCTAAAGAGCCAGATCGCATTGCTAAAATGATTGATGAAGATATAGGCAGAGGTATTACTATACTCAACGGTCGCGGTTACTTTTCAAAAAAAGAAACAGATGTTTTGTATGCAGTGATTAGTAAAACGCAATTATCACGGACGAAGCGCATGATACGAAAAATTGATGAAAACGCGTTTGTAGTCGTCCATGACGTTCGTGATGTATACGGTAATGGCTTTTTAGTAGAAGACTAA
- a CDS encoding NupC/NupG family nucleoside CNT transporter: MYLIINIIGLFVFLGVAYLCSRDRKNIQWGSIAVLVVLNLILAWFFVYFPAGTLAVKKAAEGISWVIDAAFAGIGFAFKSWTEVKQLDMAVAALFPILLVVPLFDILMYFRILPWIMRAIGWVLAKITRQPKFEAFFGIEMMFLGNTEALAVSSEQLKRMKETRVLTIAMMSMSSVSGAIVGPYVTMIPGELVLTAIPLNIVNAMIVASILNPVKVEVNDDVIYDLRENEARQPFFSFLGDSVLNAGKLVLIIIAFVISFVALAELADRLIHLISSGIAHLFHLKGSIGLDQVLGVFMWPFAFLLGLPSDEVWKVAQNMAKKIVTNEFVVMGEITGEINSYTPHHRAVISTFLISFANFSTIGMIIGTLKGIVNEKTSDFVSKYVPMMLLAGILVSLLTAGFVGLFAW; this comes from the coding sequence ATGTATTTGATCATTAACATTATTGGTTTGTTTGTATTTTTGGGTGTTGCATATCTGTGTTCACGTGACCGTAAAAATATACAATGGGGTTCTATCGCTGTCTTAGTTGTATTGAACCTTATCTTAGCTTGGTTTTTCGTATACTTCCCTGCTGGAACTTTAGCCGTTAAAAAAGCAGCAGAAGGTATCTCTTGGGTAATAGATGCTGCATTTGCAGGTATAGGTTTTGCATTTAAAAGTTGGACAGAAGTCAAACAGTTAGATATGGCTGTTGCTGCGCTTTTCCCTATTTTATTAGTTGTGCCTTTGTTTGACATTTTAATGTATTTCCGTATTTTGCCATGGATTATGCGTGCAATTGGTTGGGTGTTAGCCAAAATTACACGTCAACCTAAATTTGAAGCATTCTTTGGTATTGAAATGATGTTTTTAGGTAACACTGAAGCACTTGCGGTTTCGAGTGAACAATTAAAGCGCATGAAAGAAACACGTGTGTTAACGATTGCAATGATGTCAATGAGTTCTGTATCTGGTGCGATTGTTGGGCCTTACGTCACAATGATTCCAGGTGAATTAGTATTGACAGCCATCCCATTAAATATTGTTAATGCGATGATTGTAGCTTCAATTTTGAATCCAGTTAAAGTTGAAGTAAATGACGATGTTATTTATGACTTACGTGAAAATGAAGCGCGTCAACCGTTCTTCTCATTCTTGGGAGATTCAGTATTAAATGCTGGTAAGCTTGTTTTAATTATCATTGCTTTCGTTATTAGTTTTGTTGCTTTAGCAGAATTGGCAGACCGTTTGATCCACCTTATCAGTAGTGGTATTGCACACTTATTCCACTTAAAAGGAAGCATTGGTCTAGACCAAGTTTTAGGTGTATTTATGTGGCCGTTTGCATTCTTATTAGGTCTACCGTCAGATGAAGTGTGGAAAGTTGCACAAAATATGGCGAAGAAAATTGTGACAAACGAATTTGTTGTCATGGGTGAAATTACTGGTGAAATTAATAGTTATACACCGCACCACCGCGCTGTTATTTCTACATTCTTAATTTCTTTCGCTAACTTCTCAACAATTGGTATGATTATCGGTACATTAAAAGGGATTGTTAATGAAAAGACGTCTGATTTTGTTTCTAAATATGTACCAATGATGTTATTAGCGGGTATTTTAGTTTCATTATTAACAGCAGGTTTTGTAGGTTTATTCGCTTGGTAA
- a CDS encoding FeoA family protein: protein MLHVANAEVGRNYRVKALETQNIHLKHRLRALGCVEGCCLSIHQKGLFKGPCTLKINGQQICIRNCDACDILLEQAYE from the coding sequence ATGTTACATGTTGCAAATGCTGAGGTTGGAAGAAACTATCGAGTCAAAGCTTTAGAAACGCAAAACATTCATTTGAAGCATCGTTTACGCGCGCTTGGATGTGTGGAAGGTTGTTGCTTATCTATTCATCAAAAAGGTTTATTTAAAGGGCCTTGTACTTTAAAAATTAACGGCCAACAAATTTGTATACGAAATTGTGATGCTTGTGACATCCTATTGGAGCAGGCCTATGAGTAA
- a CDS encoding FeoB-associated Cys-rich membrane protein, giving the protein MTLLLNLILIALIVCYVVFVTTRYIKKSKQGQCSACEVNKSCSTKQLPKHLQ; this is encoded by the coding sequence ATGACATTACTTTTAAATTTAATACTCATTGCACTTATAGTTTGTTACGTTGTCTTTGTAACGACACGTTATATAAAAAAATCTAAGCAAGGACAATGTAGCGCTTGTGAGGTCAACAAATCTTGTTCTACTAAACAGTTACCAAAACATTTGCAGTAA